One window of Oncorhynchus masou masou isolate Uvic2021 chromosome 33, UVic_Omas_1.1, whole genome shotgun sequence genomic DNA carries:
- the LOC135528071 gene encoding BLOC-1-related complex subunit 6-like yields MSLFPVIDTYVPEAANGVDTPDSPGSCSENGPHIYSPTTSSQLLKFGGRVPRPGHGSLDGTPEETENCVDGERACHVQEDPIDTPHNYISHSDKQHTDTLLSQPSRPTATCAADTHPHAAPQDMSLTGPLQTDEPLNYVLSRDSQHTATATSIPSKDTAPQRDTPSADTLPSETEHTEPCNCCSVETEEESEEQHSGNTQAEVSAQLTEEPSAAAPSSSSAPAKRNSSDSSPCPPHVMAQVHVRNVPERERIVRGMQDSKSLDEISQACGGGGGSRGGQPEGRRATISSALELEGTVSHDGDLTHFICRNLEQKIKMSSKPSLDCDCDSDCSGSISSRGRGSSLRQPADIPPIDPAVLVDLQRHTQDVAHSVELMMRSLNGTIQNMTALSVGYIQTYRDSVDSLGESVDMSIKGMYTLMARCEELDRSMQPIHTLAAQIRDIKRTLDALEAICK; encoded by the exons ATGAGCCTCTTCCCTGTGATTGACACATATGTGCCGGAAGCAGCCAATGGGGTGGATACACCAGACTCCCCGGGATCCTGCAGTGAGAATGGCCCGCACATCTACTCCCCTACTACCTCCTCGCAGCTCCTGAAGTTTGGGGGCAGGGTGCCAAGGCCTGGGCACGGATCCCTCGATGGGACCCCTGAAGAGACTGAGAACtgtgtggatggagagagagcatgccATGTACAAGAAGACCCCATAGACACTCCTCACAACTACATATCCCATTCGGacaaacaacacacagacacgctCCTATCACAGCCCTCCCGCCCCACTGCCACATGCGcggcagacacacacccacacgcggCCCCTCAAGACATGTCCCTCACTGGACCCCTCCAAACAGATGAGCCCCTGAATTATGTTCTGTCTAGAGACTCACAGCATACTGCCACTGCAACAAGCATTCCATCCAAAGACACAGCCCCACAGAGGGACACTCCCAGTGCAGACACACTTCCgtcagagacagaacacacagagccttgtaactgttgttctgtagaaacagaggaggagagcgaggagCAGCATTCAGGAAACACCCAGGCGGAAGTCTCAGCTCAG CTTACAGAGGAGCCCTCAGCAGCAGCTCCCAGCTCAAGCTCTGCCCCAGCCAAGAGGAATTCATCAGACAGCAGCCCCTGCCCGCCCCACGTCATGGCCCAGGTGCATGTGCGGAACGTCCCCGAACGGGAGCGCATCGTCCGGGGCATGCAGGACAGCAAGAGTCTGGATGAGATCAGCCAGGCGTGCGGGGGAGGGGGTGGCAGCCGGGGGGGCCAACCAGAGGGCCGCAGGGCCACCATCTCCTCTGCTCTGGAGCTTGAGGGAACAGTCAGCCACGACGGGGACCTGACCCACTTCATCTGCCGCAACCTGGAGCAGAAGATCAAGATGAGCTCCAAGCCCAGCCtggactgtgactgtgact CGGACTGCTCGGGTTCCATCAGTAGCAGGGGTCGGGGGTCGTCGTTGCGGCAGCCGGCAGACATCCCCCCCATCGACCCTGCTGTCCTGGTGGACCTACAGAGACACACTCAGGATGTTGCCCACAGTGTAGAGCTGATGATGCGCAGCCTCAACGGAACCATCCAGAAC ATGACAGCACTGAGTGTGGGATACATCCAAACCTACAGAGACTCAGTGGACAGCCTGGGGGAGTCTGTTGACATGAGCATAAAG GGAATGTACACGCTGATGGCGCGCTGTGAGGAGCTTGATCGTTCCATGCAGCCGATCCACACCCTGGCTGCCCAGATCCGGGACATCAAGCGCACCCTGGATGCCCTGGAAGCTATTTGCAAGTAG